A section of the Malus sylvestris chromosome 17, drMalSylv7.2, whole genome shotgun sequence genome encodes:
- the LOC126612504 gene encoding protein REVEILLE 1-like, whose amino-acid sequence MGSSDMAAQDEFGSTGSDGVVSASNGISVSAGGVQLKDDQFSGGNDFTPKVRKPYTITKQRERWTEEEHKKFLEALKLYGRAWRKIEEHVGAKTAVQIRSHAQKFFSKVAREPNGGNTASEEPIDIPPPRPKRKPMRPYPRKLVHPLNKETSTVEQSARSASPNLSVSEQENQSPKSVLCVIGSDAMGSTDSNTPSDGLSPDSSAAGVNSGNLIPSEPNPSLEESGSTINNCSLPNQQVKMKLELFPTDDADAGGGSAEEASARTLKLFGRTVLVTDSHRPSSRAAGDSKSLPSDVQEEKPVKTSLPCNHTDMESASGSVEHVWDNFPYGRHQGIYFMQFQNQNSNVVESGTNAYPVPWWNICPPFIPFHMQQQPANEHVDSKKVEGEGSCTGSDAGTASDDENRDKEVETQGDRHVSDKEREPNSVLQFKVSANSAFSVLRASTGKYRKGFVPYKRCVAERDAKSSTMASEDRDGKRLRLSF is encoded by the exons ATGGGGTCTTCAGACATGGCTGCTCAA GATGAGTTTGGTAGTACTGGTTCAGATGGTGTTGTCTCAGCTAGCAATGGGATCTCAGTGAGTGCTGGTGGGGTCCAGTTGAAGGATGATCAGTTCTCTGGTGGAAACGACTTTACTCCCAAg GTGAGAAAACCATACACAATCActaaacagagagagagatggactgAGGAAGAGCATAAGAAATTCCTTGAAGCTTTAAAGCTCTACGGTCGTGCCTGGCGAAAGATTGAAG AGCATGTTGGCGCAAAGACTGCGGTTCAGATTCGAAGTCATGCTCAAAAATTCTTTTCTAAG GTTGCTCGTGAGCCGAATGGTGGAAACACAGCCTCAGAAGAGCCCATTGACATACCTCCTCCGCGACCAAAAAGGAAGCCAATGCGTCCTTATCCCCGAAAACTTGTACACCCTCTTAATAAAGAGACCTCTACTGTAGAGCAGTCAGCAAGGTCCGCATCTCCAAATTTATCTGTTTCGGAGCAAGAAAACCAATCTCCAAAGTCAGTATTATGTGTGATTGGCTCAGATGCAATGGGTTCAACTGATTCAAATACACCTAGTGATGGTTTATCCCCTGATTCATCTGCTGCTGGTGTCAATAGTGGGAACTTAATTCCTTCTGAGCCCAACCCATCACTCGAGGAAAGCGGATCTACAATTAACAATTGTTCACTTCCTAACCAGCAAGTAAAAATG AAGCTCGAGTTATTTCCCACGGATGATGCTGATGCTGGTGGAGGTTCAGCTGAGGAGGCATCTGCCCGAACCCTTAAGCTCTTCGGAAGGACTGTATTAGTCACAGACTCCCACAGACCATCTTCTCGAGCTGCGGGGGATTCTAAATCACTGCCTTCTGATGTGCAAGAGGAGAAACCTGTGAAGACATCATTACCATGTAACCATACGGATATGGAATCTGCATCCGGGAGTGTAGAACACGTTTGGGATAATTTTCCCTATGGCAGACATCAAGGCATCTACTTTATGCAATTTCAGAATCAAAACTCAAATGTAGTAGAATCTGGTACTAATGCTTATCCTGTACCGTGGTGGAACATATGTCCGCCTTTTATTCCATTCCATATGCAGCAGCAGCCAGCGAATGAACATGTTGATTCTAAGAAAGTTGAGGGGGAAGGTTCCTGTACCGGTTCAGATGCGGGAACAGCCAGTGATGACGAAAATCGTGACAAAGAAGTTGAGACACAGGGCGATCGACATGTTTCTGACAAAGAACGAGAGCCTAATTCGGTTCTTCAATTCAAGGTGAGTGCAAACTCCGCCTTCTCGGTATTAAGAGCAAGCACCGGAAAGTATAGAAAAGGATTTGTCCCGTACAAAAGATGTGTGGCCGAGAGAGACGCCAAGTCCTCAACAATGGCAAGTGAGGACAGGGATGGGAAAAGACTCCGCCTTTCCTTTTAG